TTTGTAACAGAGGTTTTTACAGAAGTGGATTCTGAATATCTGTTTTCGTAACTCcacaaatcagaaaatactgatgtcaggcaggaaaaaaaatatataaataaataaataaataaataaattcaccatgttttagaaataaaatgttgcataaaaTAGGGCAAATAacatatgaacaaatcccttgTTTGAAAACCTtatgaaacaaaatgttaacCTCATGGTTAACACATAATAACACATCATTTATTATGACTTAAGCTACTGAGAAATGTGAGAAGGAATGCATGTTAGTCACGATACACGTGTATATTAAAGACATCAGGCCACCATGATCattgagtttgttttttaaataaaattatatttacacaaaACGCATCATACTTCCTgcacatttcactttgaaatttCCGTGATCCATGCAAAAAGTGTATTTGCATTTAACCTGGGTTGTTTTGAGCCCAATCTGCTCTGTTTATAGCCTACTAGTAGCCTAACAAACAAAGCATTTCGACTTtagtaatacattaaatatgaaataactaACAATGTAAAGAAGTCTTCCGCACCAAGAATGAACAATTTTTTGACCTAGCCTAATCATATGTTTGGCACTTGCAAAGGCAGGAGAATTATCCATGTAAAGTTGCTGTCTGTAGGTGTAGTTCCAGCATCTACCAGCAGGTTAACAACAACCTGCTAAACAGCCTATTCAACCACTTGGTTTTTATAATACAGCGGTTGAGAAAGCGAAAGATCCGGAAACGCAATCatgaacaaaatataataatgatgataataataataattgtctgTAGTTCACCAGAAGATCATCtcgttaatttttttttgttgttgttgttgttttatcatcTACAGCTTCCGCTATACTGAGAACTGAAAAAGGAGACATCTAACAATACTTTCGTATGTGTACACTTTATATTAATGACATCAGGGCACCATGATCATTGggtatttttatgatttttcagtttACACAAAACATGCCATTCATCCCACACATTTCACTATGAAACTGATCTGTGCAAAAACACCTCAGGTAGTTTGTATGATTGTATTTGTGCTTAACCTTGTTTGCTTTCACCTGCTTCATTTAAACTAGCATTATCAAACAAAGCCTTTGGACATCTTTAATATATTAAACGTGGATTATAATACTGTCaaatgcttgaatctgattggccgACGAACGTTCAGAGGTGTGCAATATATTTTCTGGGAAATGCACAGCTAAAGTAGTTTCAGGCAGGTCTTGACTTTACATGTCCGTATCACATCGCCGaatgatttcatttatttcttgcaGCCTAAAACAGCAAAAGAACCAAAACACACAATGGCACGCTGAGGTgattttattagtaaaataGTTTAGCAACTACAGAACATTTCATGAAGCTACAGAACATTACTGCAGAAtgttactgtgtgtgtgcgtgcgtgtgtacctggtatttatcacgttatggggaccaaatgtccccacaaggacagTAATATACctgtaaattttgaccttgtgtgaacattttttaggtccccatTAGGAAACAGGTTTATAAATCTTTTAAATCATGCTGAATgaggttttctttttcttctttttttttttttttttttttttttgtgagaaagtaaaagtgtgcacagtgtCCTGTGACGGGtaaggtttaggtgtagggttggtgtagggcgatagaaaatatggtttgtacagtataaaaaccattaagcctgtggaatgtccccataaaacatgaaaacacaacatgtgtgtgctTTTTGTGTGTTCTTTCATTGTTATCCTGTTAGTATTTGTCTTCAGTTCAGTTATTCATTCAACAAATACCTGGcacacattttgtattatttgtattatatgtattatagctaacattgattagctggttcaggtgtgtttgattagggttggagctgaactgtgcaggccctccaggaccaaagtTGCCCAGCCCAGGATTATAGCATTgttctattgtattttatattatatagatcaaatgcaatataatatgTTTGTTTAGTGGTTGTTAAATTTATAATTGTGTCTCGCTTCCAGAGCCGTCACATAATGccattgtttaatgttttgcaTTCACTAAGGTGTGGTGTTACTATGACGGCATCAGGAAGATGGAGATATAAACACTGTCAGAAGTCAAAAGAGCCCACACACATTTCTCTACAAAACTCTGCTGCTGAGATACAAATGCGGCCCCCAAGAGCCATTAAGAGTCCTAATTATCCTATAATTACCGCAATTTTTAGTATAAAGTGACACTGGACACTTGTAAAGGCAGGTGAGTCAGCATTTGTGTGCaacccttttttcttttaaagaaaatttttaatttaaattaaaaaaaaaaaaaatgaagggccGTCTTAATTGCAAATCCATCCTGCAAATCCTATCACGTCACATTTCTGAAGCgtgaaacataaaacacacaagtcaattcaattcaatgtGAAAGATAAAaccttttgctttttttgtgtcACTATAAACACAGAAAGTTaagatttataattaatattcagcTGAAATGTTGTAAGGATATGTAACAGATGTGTTACATATCCTTAATCCAGTGCCTGGattcatatatacacaaaatactGATACACAATATACAAGCTTGAGAGCTGAAACGTGAACTACAGTACAGAAAACACAACTCAATTTGGAAGTTGCCATCTGTTGGTGTAGTTCCggcatctaccagcaggggtTGAGAGGAACCGtaatcagaaaaagaaaaggaaaatgcTCTggatttaacccatccaagtgcacacacacagtagtgagaagtgatcaaacacgcgcacacacacaccgtgaacacacacccggagcagtgggcagccatattgctatcgctgcggcgtCCGAGGAGCAgctgggggttcggtgccttgctcaagggactcacctctttcgtggtattgagggtggagagagcgctggttattcattCCCCACACctgcaacctttcggttacaagcccagctccctaaccattaggctaCGGCTGACCGCATAAGAAAATGTAGGAAGACAGTGGGGCCAATACTGGGGTTAATTTAGACAGGGCAACATGAAACACATAGACAAAGACATGTAGGGCCCATATGTCAAGTTCATATCATGGCTACATTGGCCCCATCTTAAAATGTTGGCTGGGATAATGATGAGTATGTCTCTTCGCTGGACACTTTACCAGATAGATGCAATATATAAAAAGGAATTGGGGCAAAACAGCCCAAGTTGCATGTGAAGTTGTAATTTCAAGTTTCACAGGAATGTGACACTTTTTACGCTGGAATCTGCTAATTACAGTAACTCATATGTGACATgaacacactgtaaaatatttagttCCATGCGCATAAAACTTTTAACAATGTTTGACATCATCATGACATCCACATTTGAAAAGGATGGAGAATTAATGCCtgtgtgtaataaaatgtttccacaattaacaatgtaaatctagcaacatgtttttgttgttgtttttttaaatagttacacTCCTGTGGGGTTGTTTCTAACAGTGAGCTCTAAAAGAACTTTGTTATgttagaaaacatattttttagagttGCCATCTGTTGGTGTAGTTTCAGCATCTACCAGCAGGGTTTAACAGGAATCAACCAGAAATGCCTAGCAGAAACCTGTTAACCAACCAATTCCTCATCTCCTTGTCTCTAATACAGCGGATCAGGAAGTAATGTAAATTTGACACaatctttttttcagattgcCATAatccattctttttttttattttattgttttagaaaGTCATCTAAACACAACTAAACAACTAAACTTTGTTCactaaacatgaacaaaataataataataacaataactttTGCTGTGGTCTCTTTGACGACTTCCGCTAGGAAACCCGGAAGTGTTAAAAAGAAATCATACATTAATCATGATGATCAGgtatgtttatgattttttaacaacattctgtatatacaaaatatgttGTACTCCCACATATTTAACTTTGAAACTGCTGTGATCTGTTCAAAAAGAGTTCATGTAACATATTTACATCTGGCCTGGTTTGTTGTTTTCCTCTACCGCTTTATGGCATAACCTAACACAGCATTTGGACgtcattaatatattaaacactAACAAATgaaccattattttgatttaccTATTAGCAGTTAACATTACCattttgtattactgtattttgtgtCCCAGTGCATGTGaacttgtgtgtttgtttgataGTAATTTCTTTGTCAGCTCTTTTAGTGCATTAATGTTCTCAAGGTTTTACCAGTAGGATAAGATGAGTGAAGATGGCTGCTTGAGAACATTTACTACTAAACTGTAACACATTTAGAGATGAGTTTAACCCAAATTCTTAAATAGTGGTTCGACGAGCATGAGGAATCATTTTCACACATAAACTGGCCACCAAAGTGTCCTGAGCTTAACCCTTTGAAAGTCTTCAGGAGTCAAGTGCCAACACAAGATCAAAAAATGCACAATGTTATCAAAGCTAAAGGTGGTGCAACGAAATATTAGAGTGTACACTTTTTTTGGAGAGGCAGTGTAAAGTCAAATCCAGCACATCCTAAACACAAACCCATTTTGCCTTGACTTGGTTGTAGAAGTTAAAAGATCAACAACCAATTCTAAACTGATGGGtgttaaaagattttttttctttgtacatcTGCTAAACAGCGGCTTCCTCTACAAACTACACCATCTGGCTCTCACACGATTATTTCAGAACAACATTAAGTTAGAAAGCATTTTTAACCAGCATGTACCTTGTGGTGATCATGTGATCATCCCAAACAAATGTGATTGCTAGTCCAGTTGAGCTACAGGAAATTAAAGGACATTATTTGTTCTGTTTCTGCAGTTTGTACTTAATCTGCTTGTTTGCAGTGCTGATTAACAAAGGTGAGCAACTGTACAACACAATTAATAGATACATCCATGTAAAACATTTACTGTACTGTTAATTCCCttgagaaaatgttttaatcaagTTAATACCcgttttgttttagaatttttaaaaaaatttccttagtttgtatttaacattttaactatGGTTTTTGCCTAGAAAATAGCCAAAGCATCTGGCAtggcattaaaacaaacaaacacgccACATGTATGAATGTCAGCTTGAGTGTTCACAGTtaaagttttttgttatttcagtGTGTCTGCAGGTCACAGGTTTTATTGGTAGTTCTGTTGTCTTGCCGTGTTCTTTAACTAAACGTGATCTTAAACTTCAAGACACTGATGTGCACTGGAGACACAATGGCAGCAAGATTGTGTTTGATATAATCAAAAGTAAAGATTCACTAGAGACACAAGACCCACAGTACAAGAACAGAACTGAAACATTCGCTTTAGAGTATCTGAGAGGAAACTTCTCCATCAAACTCAACAATCTTCAACACACTGATGCAGGAAAGTTCAGCTGCTTCATCACACCATCAAATGAACAGCAGACTGTAGAGCTGCAGGTCAACGGTGTGTGAAACTACTTACTATGTgaagatttaaataaaactaaagttCATTAGTTAGGTTTATGGTGAATActgctgtatatatatacactttacaAATGGATCTATTAGCTCTATAACAGTGtagtaatgttgttgttgttgttgttgttgtttttcttattgACTGATTAAATGATTGCAGAATCAACaaaggaaaaaggaaacaaatccatggaacaagaaaacaaagaacAAGAAACAGGAGCAGACCTGTCACGTATCCTTTTTGTCatcgtgtgtttttgttgtgatttcaccatgtgctccctggactcagccctctcgtcaccctagtcacgccctccttgtttcttcctgagtGTTTCATTGTCCTCACCTGGGTATgttctgattagtttgtgtatttaagttcctccttgtgtttagttcccggtcggtctttattgttgcatattgttgattagtgtgtttctacgtgtgtggatatcactctgtgttcctgtctgttcctcgtgaaagtaattaaaattagatttgttccgtacgttgtatcctgtcttccatcctgCAGCAACAACGTGACAGAAAGACCGACCCTATAAAGAGAAGATGAGTTGGGCTGAGGACGCTTTGTGGAGACTGCGGCAGGACGGTCGTGAGTTGGAacggtatgtggaggaattcatCGAACTCTCCCACCAGGTAGGCTGGCACGAAACTTCTCTTGgcgctgtgtttgttttggggctGGATGATGAGACAATACGCTGCGAGCTTCCCACTTGTAGTTTCCCCTTGATCGAGCTAATCAATCTGATTCTCTATTTAAACGGATCTGATTTTGAAGTAGAAGAAGTTCAGAGTCCGATTAGGTCTCATCCTCCAGTCTCCTCCCAGACACAGCGCAACGCGCCCGCCTGCCCTAAGCCGAGAACCTCCACATACCGTGTCAACGGCTCGAACCGTCAGCCCAGTCCCAAATCCCCAGTCACCCTCCAGAGCTCCACCGCTGTCCTCAGCCCGATGCGGCCGGCCTCATCCCCGCGCTCTAATCCGCCGGCCACCGCCCAGAGCCCTGTCCCTcgggccgccacgccagcgtctgctcgcaagatggccgccacgccagcgtctgctcgcaggATGGCCGCCACACCagagcctgctcgcaagatggccgccacaccAGAATCTGCACgtaagatggcctccgttcctgagcccccggccaagatggcctccattcctgagcccccggccaagatggcctccgttcctgagccccaaGCCAAGATGGCCCCCAAGCCTGAGTCCCCAgtcatgattgctgaaatgaacattatgGACAGGGCAATCCCACTGGAGTTCACTGCTCCTATTATCTCCCCTAATTCTCCtaagcctccgctggttccgtccagccttcctgagcctccgctggttccgtccagccttcctgagcctccgctggttccgtccagccttcctgagcctccgctggttccgtccagccttcctgagcctccgctggttccgtccagccttcctgagcatccgctggttccgtccagccttcctgagcctccgctggttccgtccagccttcctgatcctccgctggttccgcccagccttcttaaccctccgctggttccgcccagccttcctgagtcaagtcacgtcacggctgagtcaagtcacgtcacggctgagtcaagtcacgtcacggctgagtcaagtcacgtcacggctgagtcaagtcacgtcatgGCTACATCTCCTGAGTCAAATCAAGTTCCTGGTGCTTTTCATAAGCCAAGACAAAGTCCAGCttgccctccagagccggagctctgcccagctcgccctccagagccggagctctgcccagctcgccctccagagcacggagctctgcccagctcgccctccagagccggagctctgcccagctcgccctccagagccggagctctgcccagctcgccctccagagccggagctctgcccagctcgccctccagagccggagctctgcccagctcgccctccagagccggagctctgcccagctcgccctccagagccggagctctgcccagctcgccctccagagccggagctctgcccagctcgccctccagagccggagctctgctcagctcgccctcctgagccggctcctccttcagcgcgccctcctgagccggctcctccttcagcgcgccctcctgagccggctcctccttcagcgcgccctcctgagccggctcctccttcagcgcgccctcctgagccggctcctccttcagagcgccctcctgagccggctcctccttcagcgcgccctcctgagccagcacCTCATCCAGCGCTCCCTACGGCTGGCAGTACTgtaaattcccccaagaaaattttgggggggggctacccgccatggccacctgaactgtttacccggccatggcctcctgagcccccagacccgccatggccacctgaactgtttacccggccatggcctcctgagcccccagacccgccatggccacctgagccgccagacccgccatggccacctgaactgtctgtccggccatggcctcctgaactccctgatccaccatggcctcctgaactccctgatccgccctggaggtacGCCCCTAAGTACCCGGTGTCTGTCCAGCACggacctccagggcgcccacccccccaccccagtgtatgtgttacggcgcgagtcgcgccttgtgagaggggggggtaatgtcacgtATCCTTTTTGTCatcgtgtgtttttgttgtgatttcaccatgtgctccctggactcagccctctcgtcaccctagtcacgccctccttgtttcttcctgagtGTTTCATTGTCCTCACCTGGGTATgttctgattagtttgtgtatttaagttcctccttgtgtttagttcccggtcggtctttattgttgcatattgttgattagtgtgtttctacgtgtgtggatatcgctctgtgttcctgtctgttcctcgtgaaagtaattaaaattagatttgttccgtacgttgtatcctgtcttccatcctgCAGCAACAACGTGACAAGACCGTGAGGGGAAATCACGGCACTGGCATTACAGTTTAGCTGTAGGcctactattattatttgtagtgcTTCATAATGAAATACAGCCTCTTCATTCTCTTCTGTCATGACTGAAGAATAAGCAACAGTAATAAAAGTTTCACTTCTTTACTACAtattctttctatctttctttctttcttttacatttAGCTGAAttgttacagctgatctaaAAGACCCTGTTGCCTGTactcttttctttttaggatAAGCAGTTTAGATAACAAAGGGATGTATGTATAGATGTGAAGGATGTTGCATCAAGAGACCAACATTTGTGTTGTgatttactttctttcttttatgttaatttattcttcattcattcattcataattatttatcatttactcattttattattccatttaatcctataatcatttataatattaattttaaaccatttatgtactcatttcattgttttattgattAGTCATATATATCCCCActgttgtttagtcttatgatTGCGTGGTTTCAAGGGATATTTGTGTTCATGAGTAAGAGATATGAGAATCTATTTCAAAGTTTTTAATGGGACATGTAAAACATATGCAACTAAGATTATTCAATAGACTCTGCTCCTTTTATTATCATCACTTcatctcctgcttctgctcttctctttgctcagtcaacttcttggctgataAGACTGTTAATACAGTTTTGGTTACCAGACAAAACACTGGTTTTAGGGACCAGACAAGACTTGCTTTTAATGGATTTTAGCTGTTAGACAATTTGCTCTCTTGTTGTTCTGTTACCAgacaaaactgatattttctgaaggatctggtGTCCATGGCTGGATCTGATATTTATGGCAAGGAGGAAGGATCTAacagatgcatggatggatggatggaaggacttaaaatatatcatgttgtttatttatcattatcGAACAATTACAGACAACAATGTGCCAATAATTTCACGCGTTTTAGTTTTCAGTCACTAAAGTGTATCTTTTTGCTAGTTAAAACTAAAAGAATAAGAAATTTGCAGGTCAATCTATAGCTTGCACATATAGAAGcattttggaaataaaatgtcCAATGAGTTGTTGCTCTATTAGGTTTGTTGGGAAAATGAGGAGGTAACCTTGTTCGGAGTATGGAGATGTTGAAATGTAAAAGAATGGCCAGAAGAAACAGTAGAGCCGGGACACTTTCCAAAGACTAGAGAGATCAGTGATCCAGACATTTCAAGGCTGGAAAGATCTAGAAACCCAGACATGGGAAGAATGGAGCTGATATTTGGCTGTGATTGTCCAAAATGAAAAGGAGCAAGAATAAGGGATGAAACCATTTTTAGAGACTAAAGTCTCTCACCCTATAGAAGGAAAACAAGTGggcaaaagaagaaaatgtaGAAGGACACGGGGGCCAATACTGTTAATTCAGACAGGGCCGACATGAAACCCATGGACAAAACCATGTAGGGCCCATATCTCAAGTCCATATCGTGTCCAAATTGGCCCCATCATAAAATCTTTCCAAGAAAGATGCAATGTGTAGAAAGGAATTGAGGAAAAATGGACGAAGTTATATTTGaagttgaaattttattttatccagtgGCATGatgggtttttctttttttttttttttttttattttgaattggaCTCTTGTAATTACAGTAACTTAAATGTGATATGAGCgcactgtaaaatatttagttttacatGCATGAAGCTTATGAATATTTATGTAGGCCACACTAACTGAGACTAAAAATCTCAGAAACTGAAAAACTTGTAACAATGTTTGACACAATTATGACATCGGCACTTGAAAAGGATGGAGAAATAACACCTGTCTGTAactctaccttttttgttttaaaagttatACAGATAAATTGGATATTGtcatagtttcatttttttaaaaagtattatttttaaaagtatttcattAACACTGTAAAactagcaatttttttttccttctttaatTGGTTAACAATGTGAGGCTATTTTGGAAGTTGCCATCTGTTGGTGTAGTTCCAGCCTCTACCAGCAGGGGTTTAGAGGAACGTGACCGGAAATGTCTAACAGGAACCTGCTAACCAGTCAATTCCTGACCTCCTTGTTTCTAATACAGCAACTGAGGAAGTGATGTAAATTTGACATCATCTTTCTTCTGATAACCGTAATcaatttttctatatttttttcttgttttggaAAGTTGTGGAAGCGCAAGCatgaacataataataataatagtaattaataagAGCTTGTGCTTAGGTCTTTTATTTACctgaacatattttttaaatatatctatgacgacttccgctaAGGCCGACCCCGGAAATGTGAAAAGGAAAACATACTTTCGGTTCCAATATAATATCTGTTACTGATTAACCATGATCATCAGGTatgttttatggtttttaaCGACACTCTGTTCATGCAAAACACGTCGTAGCCTATTCCCACAtgtttcactttgaaactgccctGGTCCGTGCAAAAAGACTTAACGTAGTTTGTGTGCTTGTAACTGCGGCTGGCCTGGTTTGTTATTGTTCTTTGTATTGTTGTTGTCCAACTGATATCAACTAAAATTTACAATCAAAGCCTTTGGACGgcattattacattaattactaattaatGATATTTACTTGTGTATCCGTGGGAAAATTACTAACTATTATTACTAACTactattatttagtttttcggCTAGCATTAAACATTAGCATTTTATGTCAcagtgcttgtgtgtgtgtgtgtgtgtgtgtgtgtgtgtgtgtgtgtgtgtttgtttgtttgttttgtttgtttgtttgaaagtaACTTGTTTCGTAAAATCTTAAAGTGCATTCAGAGTTCTCAAGGTTTTACTAGTAGGATAAGATGTGTAAAGATACACCACTTAAGAACATTTACTGCTAAATTATATCTTTTTTTGCAAAGCAGATTTACAAATTAAATCACtctaaggagtcaaatatcaccttgtgaTAGCAAGGCAAAAAAATTTTTATCTGATTTTTTGATTACTGATTAAGGTactcctgaaatttttgactgtgctcctacattttttaattaaaaagaaaagtaaaagtaCAGCCCTGATTTGGGATATTGCACTACATTGTCACATCAATGCCGCAACAAACGcacagtattattaatattattttgttgactATCCAACAAAATAATACTCTGTCAAACTGTcaatcgattaatcatgattaatcgcatacaaaataaaagtttgagtttgcctaatatatgtgtgtgtactgtgtgaaattattatgtgtatatataaatacacagaaattaatgtatatatttaagggatatttgttatttatgtacaaaataattgtatttctatataatataaattatttagaaatgataataaatacatatactatatatactatatactttatatatactatataaatttcgtaaatatatacatggacgtgtttatatttatatacataataattacacatagtaaacacacatatattaggcaaactcaaacttttattttgtatgcgattaatcgtttgacagccctacacaCAGTCA
This sequence is a window from Labeo rohita strain BAU-BD-2019 unplaced genomic scaffold, IGBB_LRoh.1.0 scaffold_71, whole genome shotgun sequence. Protein-coding genes within it:
- the LOC127161664 gene encoding uncharacterized protein LOC127161664, yielding MSWAEDALWRLRQDGRELERYVEEFIELSHQVGWHETSLGAVFVLGLDDETIRCELPTCSFPLIELINLILYLNGSDFEVEEVQSPIRSHPPVSSQTQRNAPACPKPRTSTYRVNGSNRQPSPKSPVTLQSSTAVLSPMRPASSPRSNPPATAQSPVPRAATPASARKMAATPASARRMAATPEPARKMAATPESARKMASVPEPPAKMASIPEPPAKMASVPEPQAKMAPKPESPVMIAEMNIMDRAIPLEFTAPIISPNSPKPPLVPSSLPEPPLVPSSLPEPPLVPSSLPEPPLVPSSLPEPPLVPSSLPEHPLVPSSLPEPPLVPSSLPDPPLVPPSLLNPPLVPPSLPESSHVTAESSHVTAESSHVTAESSHVTAESSHVMATSPESNQVPGA